A part of Streptomyces sp. NBC_00557 genomic DNA contains:
- a CDS encoding helix-turn-helix transcriptional regulator: MKNVGEARETPLGAPQEEFATGERSTRNRVARSILDHGPSTVAELAGRLGLTQAAVRRHLDALVAENVVEAREQRVYGTRTRGRPAKVFALTDCGRDAFDQSYDKLAADALRWIAEQGGGPEAVAAFARARIAAQASAYRKAIEAVSPDKRAEALAKALSVDGYAATARSAPVGEQLCQHHCPVAHVAEQFPQLCEAETEIFAELLGTHVQRLATIAHGDGVCTTFIPKTSTDAPASTAGRNPA, translated from the coding sequence GTGAAAAACGTCGGCGAGGCTCGGGAGACCCCTCTGGGGGCCCCGCAGGAAGAGTTCGCGACCGGTGAGCGCTCCACGCGCAACCGCGTCGCGCGCTCCATCCTGGACCACGGCCCGTCGACCGTCGCCGAACTCGCCGGCCGGCTGGGACTCACCCAGGCGGCCGTCCGGCGCCACCTGGACGCGCTCGTCGCGGAGAACGTGGTGGAGGCCCGCGAACAGCGCGTGTACGGCACGCGCACGCGCGGCCGCCCCGCCAAGGTCTTCGCGCTGACCGACTGCGGCCGGGACGCCTTCGACCAGTCCTACGACAAGCTCGCCGCGGACGCGCTCCGCTGGATCGCCGAGCAGGGCGGCGGACCCGAGGCGGTCGCCGCCTTCGCCCGCGCCCGGATCGCGGCCCAGGCGAGCGCCTACCGCAAGGCGATCGAGGCGGTCAGCCCGGACAAGCGGGCCGAAGCGCTGGCCAAGGCCCTGAGCGTGGACGGGTACGCTGCTACGGCGCGCAGCGCACCGGTCGGCGAGCAGCTGTGCCAGCACCACTGCCCTGTCGCCCATGTCGCGGAGCAGTTCCCGCAGCTGTGCGAGGCGGAGACGGAGATCTTCGCCGAGCTGCTGGGTACCCACGTCCAGCGACTGGCGACCATCGCGCACGGCGACGGCGTCTGCACGACGTTCATCCCCAAGACATCCACCGACGCACCTGCAAGCACGGCCGGGAGGAACCCCGCATGA
- a CDS encoding non-heme iron oxygenase ferredoxin subunit: MSFVRVCGLSELEEDTPKRVEIDSTPVSVVKTEGEVFAIHDICSHANVSLAEGEVDDCHIECWLHGSRFDLRSGKPDSLPATRPVPVYPVKIEGDDVLVSLTQES, translated from the coding sequence ATGAGCTTCGTACGCGTCTGCGGGCTGAGCGAGCTGGAGGAGGACACCCCGAAGCGGGTGGAGATCGACAGCACGCCGGTCTCGGTCGTGAAGACCGAGGGCGAGGTGTTCGCGATCCACGACATCTGCTCCCACGCGAACGTCTCGCTCGCCGAGGGCGAGGTCGACGACTGCCACATCGAGTGCTGGCTGCACGGCTCGCGCTTCGACCTCCGCTCCGGCAAGCCCGACAGCCTTCCGGCGACGCGCCCCGTCCCCGTATACCCCGTCAAGATCGAAGGGGACGACGTTCTCGTCTCCCTCACCCAGGAGTCCTGA
- the sufC gene encoding Fe-S cluster assembly ATPase SufC, translating into MATLEIRDLHVTVEADNATKEILKGVDLTVKQGETHAIMGPNGSGKSTLAYSLAGHPKYTITSGTVLLDGEDVLEMSVDERARAGLFLAMQYPVEVPGVSVSNFLRTSATAIRGEAPKLRTWVKEVKEAMERLNMDPSFAERNVNEGFSGGEKKRHEILQLELLKPKVAILDETDSGLDVDALRIVSEGVNRVRETGEVGTLLITHYTRILRYIKPDHVHVFAGGRIVESGGPELADKLENEGYEAYTKGGASE; encoded by the coding sequence ATGGCAACGCTTGAAATCCGAGACCTGCACGTCACCGTCGAGGCCGACAACGCCACGAAGGAGATCCTCAAGGGCGTCGACCTCACCGTGAAGCAGGGCGAGACGCACGCCATCATGGGCCCCAACGGCTCCGGCAAGTCGACCCTCGCCTACTCCCTCGCGGGTCACCCGAAGTACACGATCACCAGCGGCACCGTGCTGCTCGACGGCGAGGACGTCCTGGAGATGTCCGTCGACGAGCGCGCCCGCGCCGGCCTGTTCCTGGCGATGCAGTACCCGGTGGAGGTCCCCGGCGTCTCGGTCTCCAACTTCCTGCGCACCTCCGCCACCGCCATCCGCGGCGAGGCCCCCAAGCTGCGCACCTGGGTGAAGGAGGTCAAGGAGGCCATGGAGCGCCTCAACATGGACCCGTCCTTCGCCGAGCGCAACGTCAACGAGGGCTTCTCCGGCGGTGAGAAGAAGCGCCACGAGATCCTCCAGCTGGAGCTGCTCAAGCCGAAGGTCGCGATCCTCGACGAGACCGACTCCGGCCTGGACGTCGACGCGCTCCGCATCGTCTCCGAGGGCGTCAACCGCGTCCGTGAGACCGGCGAGGTCGGCACCCTGCTGATCACGCACTACACGCGCATCCTGCGCTACATCAAGCCCGACCACGTCCACGTGTTCGCCGGCGGCCGCATCGTCGAGTCCGGCGGCCCCGAGCTCGCGGACAAGCTGGAGAACGAGGGCTACGAGGCTTACACGAAGGGTGGCGCATCCGAGTGA
- a CDS encoding nucleotidyltransferase domain-containing protein: protein MPTASLLDRFLEELLPLRPRAVWAHGSMAGGDYQEGRSDLDLIAVLPGPVRLGTVRRVVALHRRLRTLPLAAKLHCTYLTPATLDDPDRSHLTWAHGRALRRPVTPVTRRELHDFGRVLHGEPPAGLLPAVLERQLHGFVVRDQRDYWRPAVDRVRLWRQDVWVDLGLLTFARATVALRDGRLISKREALAELPALGAPAEVVEDTARRRYGAAPARAGEDWVIRRAELTRAYLAPAIDALVAAYG from the coding sequence ATGCCGACCGCATCGCTGCTCGACCGGTTCCTGGAAGAACTGCTGCCCCTGCGGCCGCGCGCCGTGTGGGCACACGGCTCAATGGCGGGCGGTGACTACCAGGAGGGCCGCAGCGACCTCGACCTGATCGCCGTACTGCCGGGCCCTGTGCGCCTCGGGACCGTACGGCGCGTGGTGGCCCTGCACCGCAGACTGCGCACCCTGCCGCTCGCCGCGAAACTCCACTGCACCTATCTCACCCCGGCCACCCTGGACGACCCGGACCGCTCGCATCTCACCTGGGCACACGGCCGGGCCCTGCGCCGCCCGGTCACCCCCGTCACCCGGCGTGAGCTGCACGACTTCGGGCGGGTGCTGCACGGCGAGCCACCCGCCGGGCTCCTCCCGGCGGTGCTGGAGCGGCAGCTGCACGGCTTCGTCGTGCGCGACCAGCGGGACTACTGGCGGCCGGCGGTGGACAGGGTCAGGCTGTGGCGGCAGGACGTGTGGGTGGACCTGGGGCTGCTGACCTTCGCCCGGGCCACCGTGGCGCTGCGGGACGGGCGGCTGATCTCCAAGCGGGAGGCCCTCGCCGAACTCCCCGCCCTCGGCGCTCCCGCGGAGGTCGTCGAGGACACCGCCCGCCGGCGTTACGGCGCCGCTCCCGCCCGGGCCGGCGAGGACTGGGTCATCCGCCGTGCGGAGCTGACCCGCGCCTACCTCGCCCCGGCGATCGACGCGCTGGTCGCCGCGTACGGGTGA
- the sufB gene encoding Fe-S cluster assembly protein SufB, with translation MTLPTETAHPELEGLGKYEYGWADSDVAGASARRGLNEEVVRDISAKKAEPEWMTKLRLKGLKLFEKKPMPNWGSDLSGIDFDNIKYFVRSTEKQAESWEDLPEDIKNTYDKLGIPEAEKQRLVAGVAAQYESEVVYHQIREDLEEQGVIFLDTDTALKEHPELFKEYFGTVIPAGDNKFAALNTAVWSGGSFIYVPKGVHVEIPLQAYFRINTENMGQFERTLIIVDEGAYVHYVEGCTAPIYKSDSLHSAVVEIIVKKNARCRYTTIQNWSNNVYNLVTKRAVAYEGATMEWIDGNIGSKVTMKYPAVYLMGEHAKGETLSIAFAGEGQHQDAGAKMVHMAPNTSSNIVSKSVARGGGRTSYRGLIEIGEGAAGSKSNVLCDALLVDTISRSDTYPYVDVREDDVSMGHEATVSKVSEDQLFYLMSRGLSEDEAMAMIVRGFVEPIAKELPMEYALELNRLIELQMEGAVG, from the coding sequence ATGACTCTCCCCACGGAGACTGCCCACCCCGAACTCGAGGGCCTGGGCAAGTACGAATACGGCTGGGCCGACTCCGACGTGGCCGGTGCCTCCGCCAGGCGCGGCCTGAACGAGGAGGTCGTCCGCGACATCTCGGCGAAGAAGGCCGAGCCGGAGTGGATGACCAAGCTGCGCCTGAAGGGCCTGAAGCTCTTCGAGAAGAAGCCGATGCCGAACTGGGGCTCCGACCTCTCGGGCATCGACTTCGACAACATCAAGTACTTCGTGCGCTCCACGGAGAAGCAGGCGGAGTCCTGGGAGGACCTGCCCGAGGACATCAAGAACACCTACGACAAGCTGGGCATCCCGGAGGCCGAGAAGCAGCGCCTGGTCGCCGGCGTCGCCGCCCAGTACGAGTCGGAGGTCGTCTACCACCAGATCCGCGAGGACCTGGAGGAGCAGGGCGTCATCTTCCTCGACACCGACACCGCGCTCAAGGAGCACCCGGAGCTCTTCAAGGAGTACTTCGGGACCGTCATCCCCGCCGGTGACAACAAGTTCGCGGCCCTGAACACCGCCGTGTGGTCCGGCGGCTCCTTCATCTACGTGCCGAAGGGCGTGCACGTGGAGATCCCGCTCCAGGCCTACTTCCGTATCAACACGGAGAACATGGGCCAGTTCGAGCGGACCCTGATCATCGTCGACGAGGGTGCCTACGTGCACTACGTCGAGGGCTGCACCGCCCCGATCTACAAGTCGGACTCGCTGCACAGCGCGGTCGTCGAGATCATCGTCAAGAAGAACGCCCGCTGCCGCTACACGACCATCCAGAACTGGTCGAACAACGTCTACAACCTGGTCACCAAGCGCGCCGTGGCCTACGAGGGCGCGACCATGGAGTGGATCGACGGCAACATCGGCTCCAAGGTGACGATGAAGTACCCGGCCGTCTACCTGATGGGCGAGCACGCCAAGGGCGAGACCCTCTCCATCGCCTTCGCGGGCGAGGGCCAGCACCAGGACGCCGGCGCCAAGATGGTCCACATGGCGCCGAACACCTCCTCCAACATCGTCTCCAAGTCGGTGGCGCGCGGTGGCGGCCGTACCTCCTACCGCGGTCTGATCGAGATCGGCGAGGGCGCCGCCGGATCGAAGTCGAACGTGCTGTGCGACGCGCTGCTGGTCGACACCATCTCCCGGTCGGACACGTACCCGTACGTCGACGTCCGCGAGGACGACGTGTCCATGGGCCACGAGGCCACCGTCTCCAAGGTCTCCGAGGACCAGCTCTTCTACCTGATGAGCCGCGGCCTGTCCGAGGACGAGGCGATGGCGATGATCGTGCGCGGCTTCGTCGAGCCGATCGCCAAGGAGCTGCCCATGGAGTACGCGCTGGAGCTCAACCGGCTGATCGAGCTGCAGATGGAGGGCGCGGTCGGCTGA
- a CDS encoding ABC transporter permease — protein sequence MTTATGTYSPKPGAAPLPRMIAAQAALETKMLLRNGEQLLLTVVIPTLLLVLFSSVDIVDTGRGKAVDFLAPGVLALAVMSTAFTGQAIATGFERRYGVLKRLAASPLPRWGLMTAKTASVLVTEVLQVVLLTVIAFALGWSPHGNPAAVLLLLILGTAAFSGLGLLMAGTLKAEATLAAANLVFLLLLVGGGVIVPLEKFGSAGQHVLGLLPISALSDGLRDVLQHGAGTPWGDLGILAVWAVLGLAAAGRFFRWE from the coding sequence ATGACCACCGCCACGGGTACCTACTCCCCGAAGCCGGGTGCGGCGCCCCTCCCCCGCATGATCGCGGCGCAGGCGGCGCTGGAGACGAAGATGCTGCTGCGCAACGGCGAGCAGCTGCTGCTGACCGTGGTCATCCCGACCCTGCTGCTGGTGCTCTTCAGCTCGGTGGACATCGTGGACACCGGCAGGGGCAAGGCGGTGGACTTCCTCGCCCCCGGCGTCCTGGCGCTCGCCGTGATGTCGACGGCGTTCACCGGGCAGGCCATCGCCACCGGCTTCGAGCGCCGCTACGGCGTACTCAAGCGGCTCGCCGCCTCGCCGCTGCCCCGCTGGGGCCTGATGACCGCCAAGACGGCCTCCGTGCTGGTCACGGAGGTCCTCCAGGTGGTCCTGCTGACGGTGATCGCCTTCGCGCTCGGTTGGTCTCCGCACGGCAACCCCGCCGCCGTGCTGCTCCTGCTGATCCTCGGCACGGCCGCCTTCTCGGGCCTCGGCCTGCTGATGGCGGGCACGCTGAAGGCGGAGGCGACCCTGGCCGCCGCCAACCTGGTCTTCCTGCTGCTGCTCGTCGGCGGCGGCGTCATCGTGCCCCTGGAGAAGTTCGGCTCGGCCGGGCAGCACGTCCTCGGCCTGCTGCCCATCTCCGCGCTGTCGGACGGCCTGCGGGACGTGCTCCAGCACGGCGCCGGGACGCCCTGGGGCGACCTGGGGATCCTCGCCGTCTGGGCGGTCCTGGGGCTGGCCGCGGCCGGGAGGTTCTTCCGCTGGGAGTGA
- a CDS encoding aminoglycoside N(3)-acetyltransferase, producing the protein MPTPPPTGPLVTRDSLAAQLRQLGVEPGEILLVHSSLRALGWVNGGAVAVVQGLLDVLGPAGTLVVPTQSADLSDPALWSRPPVPPQWWDRIRATMPPYDPLITPSRGVGVIPETVRTWPGALRSAHPHTSFAALGPHVRSPLAKLEKLGARALLLGAGYDACTSFHLAEYRIPAPLVPVGRPAPGGGWQTVTEVSISSDRFDELGHDFERDRPVVRGKAGAADVRLFPVADAVAYAERWLPLHRPREE; encoded by the coding sequence ATGCCCACACCCCCTCCGACCGGCCCTCTCGTCACCCGGGACAGCCTCGCCGCACAGCTGCGCCAGCTCGGCGTCGAGCCCGGCGAGATCCTCCTGGTCCACTCCTCGCTCCGCGCACTCGGCTGGGTGAACGGAGGCGCCGTCGCCGTCGTCCAGGGACTCCTCGACGTCCTCGGCCCGGCGGGCACCCTCGTCGTCCCCACCCAGTCGGCCGACCTGTCGGACCCCGCGCTGTGGAGCAGGCCGCCCGTGCCGCCGCAGTGGTGGGACCGGATCCGGGCCACCATGCCGCCGTACGACCCGCTGATCACGCCCTCGCGCGGGGTCGGCGTGATCCCGGAGACCGTGCGGACCTGGCCGGGCGCCCTGCGCAGCGCGCATCCGCACACGTCCTTCGCGGCGCTCGGCCCGCACGTGCGCAGCCCGCTCGCCAAGCTGGAGAAGCTCGGCGCCCGGGCGCTGCTGCTCGGCGCGGGGTACGACGCCTGCACCAGCTTCCACCTGGCCGAGTACCGGATCCCCGCGCCGCTGGTCCCGGTGGGCCGGCCCGCGCCGGGCGGCGGCTGGCAGACGGTGACGGAGGTGTCGATCAGCTCGGACCGCTTCGACGAGCTGGGCCACGACTTCGAGCGGGACCGGCCGGTCGTACGCGGAAAGGCGGGCGCGGCGGACGTCCGGCTGTTCCCCGTGGCGGACGCCGTGGCCTACGCCGAGCGGTGGCTGCCGCTGCACCGGCCCCGGGAGGAGTGA
- a CDS encoding ABC transporter ATP-binding protein, whose translation MRSEPVVQVQALVKRYGTKTAVDGLDLVAEAGVTAVLGPNGAGKTTTVETCEGYRKPDSGTVRVLGLDPVRQSAELRPRIGVMLQSGGVYSGARADEMLRHVAKLHAHPLDVDALIERLGLGSCGRTSYRRLSGGQQQRLALAMAVVGRPELVFLDEPTAGLDPQARRATWDLVKDLRADGVSVILTTHYMEEAEQLADDVAIIDGGRVIAQGSPEQLCKGGAENTLRFTGRPGLDVGSLLKALPASCTAAELTPGSYRVVGTVDPQLLATVTSWCAQHGVMPDRISVERHTLEDVFLELTGKELRS comes from the coding sequence ATGCGAAGTGAGCCTGTGGTCCAGGTCCAGGCCCTGGTGAAGCGGTACGGCACGAAGACCGCGGTGGACGGCCTCGACCTGGTGGCCGAGGCGGGCGTGACCGCCGTCCTCGGCCCCAACGGGGCCGGGAAGACGACCACGGTCGAGACCTGCGAGGGGTACCGGAAGCCGGATTCCGGCACGGTGCGCGTCCTGGGCCTCGACCCGGTACGGCAGTCCGCCGAGCTGCGCCCCCGGATCGGGGTGATGCTCCAGTCCGGCGGCGTGTACTCCGGCGCCCGGGCCGACGAGATGCTGCGGCACGTGGCGAAGCTGCACGCGCACCCGCTGGACGTGGACGCGCTGATCGAGCGGCTGGGGCTCGGCTCCTGCGGGCGGACGAGCTACCGGCGGCTGTCCGGCGGCCAGCAGCAGCGGCTCGCGCTCGCCATGGCCGTCGTCGGGCGCCCCGAGCTGGTCTTCCTCGACGAGCCCACGGCCGGCCTCGACCCGCAGGCCCGCCGGGCCACCTGGGACCTGGTGAAGGACCTGCGCGCCGACGGCGTCTCCGTGATCCTCACCACGCACTACATGGAAGAGGCGGAGCAGCTCGCCGACGACGTGGCGATCATCGACGGCGGCCGGGTCATCGCCCAGGGCTCCCCGGAGCAGCTGTGCAAGGGCGGCGCCGAGAACACCCTGCGCTTCACCGGCCGCCCGGGCCTCGACGTGGGCTCCCTGCTGAAGGCCCTCCCCGCCTCCTGCACGGCCGCGGAGCTGACCCCGGGCAGCTACCGCGTCGTCGGCACGGTGGACCCGCAGCTGCTGGCCACCGTGACCTCCTGGTGCGCCCAGCACGGAGTCATGCCGGACCGCATCTCGGTGGAACGGCACACGCTGGAGGACGTCTTCCTGGAGCTGACCGGCAAGGAGCTGCGCTCATGA
- a CDS encoding amidohydrolase family protein translates to MIETPSLVDQYCHGVLRTELGLGTFEAQLARTEGPPAPGTTLFDTQTGFAVRRWCPPLLGLEPHCPPARYLARRRELGVLEAGRRLLRGSGITTYLVDTGLPGDLTGPGEMASAGEAEAREIIRLEQLAEQVADTSGTVESFLANLAESVHGAAASAVAFTSVAGVRHGLALAPEPPGPGEVRGAAGRWLAGRRVGGPLTDPVLLRHLLWIAVSSGLPLQLHAGLGEPGSRIDRTDPVLLTDFVRATAGLGTDLILLHGYPYHRNAAHLAGVFPHVYTDSGAALVRTGARAATVLAEILELAPFGKILFSTGAHGLPELHVVGARLFREALARVLGTWVADGAWSLEDAQRVARMVAADNARRVYGLT, encoded by the coding sequence ATGATCGAGACGCCGTCCCTCGTGGACCAGTACTGCCACGGCGTACTGAGAACCGAGCTGGGCCTCGGCACCTTCGAGGCCCAGCTCGCCCGCACCGAGGGACCGCCCGCGCCCGGAACCACCCTCTTCGACACCCAGACCGGCTTCGCCGTACGGCGCTGGTGCCCGCCCCTGCTCGGCCTGGAACCGCACTGCCCGCCGGCCCGCTATCTGGCCCGGCGCCGGGAACTGGGCGTGCTGGAAGCGGGCCGCAGACTGCTGCGCGGCAGCGGCATCACCACCTACCTGGTCGACACCGGCCTGCCCGGCGACCTCACCGGCCCCGGTGAGATGGCGTCCGCCGGCGAGGCCGAGGCCCGCGAGATCATCCGGCTGGAGCAGCTCGCCGAGCAGGTCGCCGACACCTCCGGCACCGTCGAGTCCTTCCTCGCCAACCTCGCCGAGTCGGTGCACGGCGCCGCCGCGAGCGCCGTCGCCTTCACCTCCGTCGCCGGCGTCCGGCACGGGCTCGCACTCGCGCCCGAGCCGCCGGGGCCGGGCGAGGTGCGGGGCGCGGCGGGGCGCTGGCTGGCCGGACGCCGGGTCGGCGGGCCGCTCACCGACCCGGTGCTGCTGCGGCACCTGCTGTGGATCGCGGTCTCCTCGGGCCTGCCCCTGCAACTGCACGCCGGGCTCGGCGAGCCGGGCTCCCGCATCGACCGCACCGACCCCGTGCTGCTCACCGACTTCGTGCGGGCCACGGCCGGCCTCGGCACCGATCTGATCCTGCTGCACGGCTACCCGTACCACCGCAACGCCGCCCACCTGGCCGGCGTTTTCCCGCACGTCTACACCGACTCCGGCGCCGCGCTCGTGCGCACCGGCGCCCGCGCGGCCACCGTCCTCGCCGAGATCCTGGAACTGGCCCCCTTCGGCAAGATCCTCTTCTCCACCGGCGCCCACGGCCTGCCCGAGCTGCACGTCGTCGGCGCCCGCCTCTTCCGCGAGGCCCTGGCCCGCGTCCTGGGCACCTGGGTCGCCGACGGCGCGTGGTCCCTGGAGGACGCCCAGCGAGTGGCCCGCATGGTCGCGGCGGACAACGCGCGCCGGGTGTACGGGCTGACCTGA
- the sufD gene encoding Fe-S cluster assembly protein SufD, with protein MAEAQNIPVGSTTAGSIAVAAESTVVSRMSAPPSFDVADFPVPHGREEEWRFTPLERLRGLHDGTAVANGGGVKVTVQAPEGVVVETVGRDDARLGRAGTPVDRVAAQAYSAFEKAGVVTVPKETVLTEPIRIAAHGEGGVAYAHQVIELGAFAEAVVVIDHTGDAVLAANVDYILGDGAKLTVVSVQDWDDKAVHVAQHNALVGRDASFKSVVVTFGGDVVRLHPRVTYAGPGGEAELFGLYFTDAGQHQEHRLLVTHNTPHCKSNVVYKGALQGDDAHAVWIGDVLIEAEAEGTDTYEMNRNLVLTDGARVDSVPNLEIETGEIVGAGHASATGRFDDEQLFYLMARGIPEHEARRLVVRGFFAELVQQIGVPDIEERLLAKIEEELEASVA; from the coding sequence ATGGCTGAGGCCCAGAACATCCCCGTGGGTTCGACCACCGCGGGCTCCATCGCGGTCGCCGCGGAGTCGACCGTCGTCTCGCGCATGAGCGCGCCCCCCTCCTTCGACGTGGCGGACTTCCCGGTCCCGCACGGCCGCGAGGAGGAGTGGCGGTTCACCCCGCTGGAGCGCCTGCGCGGGCTGCACGACGGCACCGCCGTCGCGAACGGCGGGGGCGTGAAGGTCACCGTCCAGGCCCCCGAGGGCGTCGTCGTCGAGACCGTCGGCCGCGACGACGCGCGGCTCGGCAGGGCGGGCACCCCGGTGGACCGGGTCGCCGCCCAGGCGTACTCGGCGTTCGAGAAGGCCGGCGTGGTCACCGTCCCCAAGGAGACGGTGCTCACCGAGCCGATCCGGATCGCCGCGCACGGCGAGGGCGGGGTCGCCTACGCCCACCAGGTGATCGAGCTGGGCGCCTTCGCCGAGGCCGTCGTCGTCATCGACCACACCGGTGACGCCGTGCTCGCCGCCAACGTCGACTACATCCTGGGCGACGGCGCCAAGCTGACCGTCGTCTCCGTCCAGGACTGGGACGACAAGGCCGTCCACGTCGCCCAGCACAACGCGCTGGTCGGCCGGGACGCCTCCTTCAAGTCGGTCGTCGTCACCTTCGGCGGTGACGTGGTCCGCCTGCACCCGCGCGTGACGTACGCCGGCCCCGGCGGCGAGGCCGAGCTGTTCGGCCTGTACTTCACCGACGCCGGGCAGCACCAGGAGCACCGCCTGCTGGTCACCCACAACACCCCGCACTGCAAGTCGAACGTCGTCTACAAGGGCGCGCTCCAGGGCGACGACGCGCACGCGGTCTGGATCGGCGACGTGCTCATCGAGGCCGAGGCCGAGGGCACCGACACCTACGAGATGAACCGCAACCTCGTCCTCACGGACGGCGCGCGCGTCGACTCGGTGCCGAACCTGGAGATCGAGACCGGTGAGATCGTCGGCGCCGGCCACGCCTCCGCCACCGGTCGCTTCGACGACGAGCAGCTCTTCTACCTGATGGCCCGCGGCATCCCGGAGCACGAGGCCCGCCGCCTGGTGGTCCGCGGCTTCTTCGCCGAGCTGGTCCAGCAGATCGGTGTCCCGGACATCGAGGAGCGCCTGCTCGCCAAGATCGAGGAGGAGCTGGAGGCTTCGGTCGCATGA
- a CDS encoding COX15/CtaA family protein → MEGVPKLNPADAAAAVRNPLAFIAARWTPSPRTVQRAALAALVMSAVIVVTGGAVRLTGSGLGCPTWPECTDGSLTPTTALSYHSAIEFGNRMLTYVLCAAVGWAIIAARAEKPRRRSLTRLGWAQFWLVMGNAVLGGIVVLVGLNPYTVAAHFLLATALITVAAVMWQRTREGDGAPRPLVGKAVQQLVWFLVTASLLLIAVGTVVTGAGPHAGDSSDVKRIPIDWETVAKLHAVLAWIVVTLTFALWFVLRAVDAPKGPLSRTRDLFLVLLAQGVIGYVQYFTHLPELLVGLHMLGSCLVWIGVLRVLLALRERPEADVNLPGPSPEVTVGTRV, encoded by the coding sequence ATGGAGGGCGTGCCCAAGCTGAACCCCGCCGACGCCGCAGCGGCCGTGCGCAACCCGCTCGCCTTCATCGCCGCACGCTGGACCCCGTCCCCCCGGACCGTCCAGCGGGCCGCCCTCGCCGCGCTCGTGATGTCGGCGGTCATCGTCGTCACCGGCGGCGCCGTCCGCCTCACCGGCTCCGGCCTCGGCTGCCCGACCTGGCCGGAGTGCACGGACGGCTCGCTGACCCCGACGACCGCGCTGAGCTACCACAGCGCGATCGAGTTCGGCAACCGCATGCTGACGTACGTGCTGTGCGCCGCCGTCGGCTGGGCGATCATCGCCGCCCGCGCCGAGAAGCCGCGCCGGCGCAGCCTGACCCGGCTGGGCTGGGCGCAGTTCTGGCTGGTGATGGGCAACGCGGTCCTCGGCGGCATCGTGGTGCTCGTCGGTCTCAACCCGTACACGGTCGCGGCCCACTTCCTGCTGGCGACGGCCCTGATCACCGTCGCCGCGGTGATGTGGCAGCGCACCCGCGAGGGCGACGGCGCCCCCCGGCCGCTGGTCGGCAAGGCCGTGCAGCAGCTGGTGTGGTTCCTGGTGACGGCGTCCCTGCTGCTCATCGCGGTCGGCACGGTGGTCACCGGAGCGGGGCCGCACGCGGGCGACTCCAGCGACGTCAAGCGGATCCCGATCGACTGGGAGACCGTGGCCAAGCTGCACGCGGTGCTCGCCTGGATCGTGGTGACGCTGACGTTCGCGCTGTGGTTCGTGCTCAGGGCGGTGGACGCGCCGAAGGGCCCGCTCTCCCGCACCCGCGACCTGTTCCTGGTCCTGCTCGCCCAGGGCGTGATCGGTTACGTCCAGTACTTCACGCACCTGCCCGAGCTGCTGGTCGGCCTGCACATGCTCGGCTCCTGCCTGGTGTGGATCGGCGTCCTGCGCGTCCTGCTGGCCCTGCGCGAACGCCCCGAGGCCGACGTGAACCTTCCCGGCCCCTCGCCCGAGGTGACGGTGGGCACGCGCGTGTGA